GTGCGGGGAGGGCGGATGACGAGGTGGCGGGGGCCTGTTCTGTGCTACTTCTGCACGGCTTCCATGCGACTTCTGAGCGACGGGAGCCGGTTCCGTGGCCGGGCGCGGGGGTGTTCCGGCGGCGGCCGTCAGCGGACCGGTGCCAGCTCCGGGTCCTCGCGGAGCTTGCCGAGCGCGCGCGAGACCGCCGACTTCACCGTGCCGATGGAGACGCCGAGCACCTCCGCCGTCTGGGCCTCGCTCAGGTCCTCGTAGTACCTGAGGACCACCATCGCCCGCTGCCGCGCCGGCAGCTTCAGGATCGCCCGCCACATCGCGTCGTGCAGCGCCTGCTGCTCGGCCGGGTCCGCGGCCGGCGGCGTCTCCGGCTCGGGCAGCTCCTCGCAGGCGAACTCGTCGACCTTGCGCTTGCGCCACTGGGAGGTGCGGGTGTTGACCAGCGCCCGGCGGACGTACCCGTCCAGCGCGCGGTGGTCCTCGATGCGCTCCCACGCGACGTACGTCTTGGCCAGCGCCGTCTGCAGCAGGTCCTCCGCGTCGCTCGGGTTCGCGGTC
The DNA window shown above is from Streptomyces sp. NBC_00670 and carries:
- a CDS encoding SigE family RNA polymerase sigma factor, whose amino-acid sequence is MTTPVCTSASTAATPARQTLPQPSYPSFSAYVAARQPLLLRTARSLTANPSDAEDLLQTALAKTYVAWERIEDHRALDGYVRRALVNTRTSQWRKRKVDEFACEELPEPETPPAADPAEQQALHDAMWRAILKLPARQRAMVVLRYYEDLSEAQTAEVLGVSIGTVKSAVSRALGKLREDPELAPVR